The stretch of DNA TGCAGTGTACAATGGACGATGGGTGTGGTAGCAGGTGGTCACTAATATTGTGTCTTAAATATAAATATAAGTTGTACATGAAACAAAATAGAAAAAAGCTCAAAGAACTTTTGTAGCCGAGTTCTTGCTGAATCAGCTACAGTGGTAGTGGTACATCAATTTTTCTTGAATGGACAACAAAGgcaactttttttttaaaaaaaaagcttTTTCTCATTACAAATGGCTGTATCTGATAAAAACCCAGGTTCTTCCTAGCAATCCAGTGGAGTACATGCTAATTTCCAGGCGCCAACCATGCAAAACGATTTCCATAATTCCATGTAGGCAGGTCGATATAGTTTTCAACTCTTCAGGCCCAGATATGTACCATGAGCTCTCAATGGAGACGATTTCAGTATTTCTCCTTTGGGAAATATAATGCAATGCTAATGCTCAATAATGGACGGGCTAACGAGGAGTCTGATGACCGCATGGAACATTTTAACCGCTAGGGGACTGTATATTTCGAGCAGGGTGGACCGATCTCGAGATATCTATTTAGCCGCCGACCGCACCCTAGCTGGAGTACCAGAGCATCTCCAATCAGACTCTCTGCTTCTCACTACTTCTTGAGTAAATTCTTGAGTAAAGGCCTTTTTTAACGACTAGATTTTTAACCTACTTCGGCAGTAGTCTCTAAATCTCACCCTCTTTTTTTAATCTAAAGGGTGAGACCCATTTATCAGTGAATAAAAGGCTCCCTAGAGATCCTCCAAGAATAGAGGGTGGAAAAAAGGATTTATAGACCTTCCTAAGATACGATCTTTAGTAGAGAATCTGCTGGAATgtaatctttttattttatcctTCAAATTTAAGATGAGGATTCTAATTTAAGATGAGGATTTATTTAGAAGATCTACTGGAGTTACTCTTTATCTCATATCTAATCCACTGCAGAGTCGAGTGTGTGCCATCGCGCTGTGTCAATCTGTCACGCGCCTGCAGTATATTGGTCTCGTGTAGCCTGATTGCAAAACAAGCCGGTTGGAATCGGGCGCGGACGAGGAACGATGCACACGCAGCCACGTGACCACATTCTTCTCGCTGTCTCCTTTTGGGCGCGTGAAGATTAATATTGATTGATTTGAGTGTTTTGTGCCACTACGATGCACGGTTCCTTAGAATGATGGGAATCTGAGTAACGACGACCCGCCTACGCAGCAAGGCCTCCTCCAACGGTTCTAATTAGTTCTAGCTAGTTCCATCTAAGATTCTACTAGAGCCAATGTCTCTAAGACCAACTCTAAGACCAACTCCAGCAACAGTACCCATCCATTTACCCATATTGGGGGAAAAGAGCGTGGGACCCACCGGAGATGGTCTGATTGTAGTTTCCAGCGGCTCCTCCCATCGCGTCTGTAGAGAGGGATTGAATCAACCACACTTGTATTGATTCAGAGTGTAGTATTTATACACGTTACATGCATGCATGAGACTAACTAATCTCTGCTAGATTGCTAGATTACAGGAGAGTCGCGGGAAGCCATGCGGAGCGTGGCAAgtgcgcgcggcgcgcggggcgtGGAGCGCATGGCGCGGAACGGAACGCGCAGAGCAGAGCGCATCAGACGCGAGTCGTTCGCGTGACCCGCGCCGTGCAGTTGCATGAGATCCAACACCCCCCGCAGTCTCAGCTCGTCGATCCGACGCAGAGGCTGGACCTAAAATCTTCAAACAACGCCGTCGGGAGCCCTTTGGTGAAAATGTCTGCGAACTGGCGAGCGCTTGGAATCTGTAGAACGCGAAGTTCGCCGACGGCCACCTTGTCCCGAACGAAGTGTATATCAATCTCGATGTGTTTGGTTCGCCGGTGATGAACGGGGTTGCGAGCCATGTACACACTCGAGATGTTGTCACAGTACGCCACCGTCGCCTGAGGAACAGCACATTGGAGCTTGCCAAGAAGCTGCCGGAGCCAAGAGCACTCTGCCACTGCGTTGGCCACGCCGCGGTACTCCGCCTCGGCAGATGATCTGGAGACGGTGGTCTGTCGCTTGGACGACCATGAGATGAGCGCGTCGCCGAGGAAGACAGCGAACCCAGATGTAGAGCGGCGAGTGTCGGGGCACCCTGCCCAGTCGGCGTCTGTGTACGCGGTGATCGTTGGTTTCTTGTTGGCATGGAGATAGAGCCCAAGCGTCGTCGTTCCCTTGATGTAGCGAAGGATCCTCTTGAGCATCGCACCGTGACACTCCTTGGGCGCGTGCATGTGCAAGCATACTTGTTGAACGGCGTAAGCTATGTCGGGCCGTGTCAGTGTCAAGTATTGGAGTGCACCAGCCATGCTTCTGTACCAGGACGCGGCCTTCAGAGGTACACCTTCAGTGCTTGAACACTTGGACTTGGTGTCGGCAGGGGTCGCTGTTGGTTTGCAGTTAGTCATGCCGGCGCGTTCCAGGATGTCCAGAGCATAGGCGGACTGGGAGAGAGCGAAGCCGTCGCCAGTGCGCCGGACGTCGATGCCGAGGAAGTAGCTGACGGGACCCATGTCCTTGACGGCGAACGCAGACTTGAGGTTGGCGATGATCTTATGTAGCAGGGCCGTCGTGGAGGCAGAGAGGATGATGTCGTCCACGTACAAGAGTAGGTACGCCATGGATGTGCCTTGGCCGTAGACGAACAGTGAGGAGTCGGAACGACATTGCCGGAAGCCAAGGGAGATGGCATGCTCCGCAAACCTGGTGAACCAGGCACGAGGTGCTTGACGGAGACCGTATAGGGAACGGGATAGGAGGCACACGGCATTCGGATGCGCCATGTCCTCAAACCCCGTCGGTTGCTGGCAGTGAACGCGTTCCGTGATGTTGCCGTGGAGGAACGCGTTCGTGACGTCCAGCTGGTGCGCAGGCCATTTCTTGGAGGCGATCAGCGTTAAGACGGTGCGGATAGTGGCTGGCTTGACGACCGGGGAGAAGGTCTCGCCGAAGTCGATCCCCGGTCGTTGATGAAAGCCACGAACCACCCACCTGGCCTTGTAGCGTTCGAGGGTCCCGTCGGACCGGTACTTGTGGCGAAACACCCATTTTCCGGTGATCACCTGGGCGTCTGGGGGTCGGGGAACCAGTGTCCAGGTGTTGTTGCGGAGAAGGGCGTCGTACTCGAGCTGCATCGCCGCACGCCAGTTGGCGTCTTTGAGTGCTGCGCGCACGGAGCGTGGGATGGGAGAGATAGCTGACGTAGTACCGGCAAGGGCGTACTTGGGGTTGGGCTTGCGGATCCCTGCTTTGGCGCGAGTTACCATGTGGTGTTGGGGTGGCTGCGGTGCGTCTCGCACGGTAGCAGGTGGAGGCGACGGCGTGGCCGTGACTGCGGCCGGCGAGCAGGTGGGTGCCCCTGGAGATGACGGCAACGAGCCGGTGTGGACTGTGGGAGGCGATTCCGGCACAGGCCCAGGCACCGGACAGGGGCGCGGGTCATCATCGTCGGTGGGCGCTGCCGTGGACGGCGACGTCGGGGGTGTACAGGCCGGCGTCGCAAGCCGGAACGGGAAGACGGTCTCGACGAAGTTAACGTGGCGAGAGGTGTAGACGCGGCGCGTGGCGATGTCGTAGCAGCGATAGCCACGATGGTCGTTGGGGTAGCCGAGGAAGACGCACGCCACGGAGCGCGGGCTGAGTTTGTTCGCGGCCGTTGGTGTGAGGTTGGGGTAGCAGAGGCAGCCGAAGACGCGGAGCTCGTCGTAGAGGGGTGGGGAGCCGAGGAGGAGCTGGTGTGGCGTCATGGTTCCAGTGGCGCGGCAAGGGCGCCTGTTGATGACGTACGTCGCCGTGTTCAGGGCCTCCGCCCAAAACGAAGAGGGAGCTGCACTTTGGATTAGTAGCGTGCGAACACAATCGTTAATCGTGCGTAAGATCCGCTCAGCCTTCCCATTTTGCTGTGAAGTGTGCGGACAGGAGAGACGAAAGCTAGTGCCATGGGCAGCTAGGAAATGGCGCAGGGCATGAGTATCAAACTCGCGCCCGTTGTCAGTTTGGAGAGCTAGAATGGGGAGCTGAAACTGTGTATGGACGTAGGAGAAGAAGGAGCGAATGATATTTTGAACATCAGACTTGCTGCGAACGGGGAAAGTCCATATGTAATGAGTGTAAGCATCAATCAAAACAACATAATACTTGTAACCCGAATTGCTATAAATTGGTGATGTCCAGACATCCGAATGCACTAATTGAAAAGGGAAATAAACTGGTGTTTCTGAAGAGGCAAAAGGCAGTCTAACATGTTTGCCCAGCTGACAAGCATGGCAAGAATGAGCTGCTGATTTATTACATCGGAAATCAAAGGTTTGCAGGATCTGATGGAGAGCGCGCGAGCCTGGATGCCCAAGACGGTTGTGCCACAGCTCCACCGAAGGTGTTGACGAAGCAGTGAGAGCATGATGTTGTGGCAGCCGCAGAGGGTAGAGGTCGCCGGAGTTCTCACATCGGAGCATCACCGTTTGGGTGGCCAGATCCTTGACAGAGAAACCAACGGGATCAAATTCAATTGAGACATTGTTGTCGCGGGTTAGTTGTTTGACGGACACCAGATTTTTTATCAGAGAAGGAGTAACGAGAACGTTGTTGAGATggagaggagaagaagatgTAGGAATGGTAGCGACGGCTGTATGGGTTACAGGCAGCCGGGCGCCGTTTCCAACGGTTACGAAAGAGGGAAAGGGGAGAGGCCGAGGGGAAGAGGTGATACCGGAGGTAGACGACATGTGCGATGAAGCGCCGGTGTCGAGGTACCAATCTGCGGAGCTCGGCGGCTGGGTGGCGACGCCGGCAGAGTTCAGGGCGGTGTAGAGCGCGCTGGTGTCCCATGGCGACGCACCGTAGGAGGAAGAAGGCCCCAGAGCAGTAGGAGATTGGTGATGGGCCATCATCGCCTGCTGGGCCTGAAACGGCGGACGAGGACCCAGGACGCCGGAGCCGGGCGCGCGGAAGGGCACGCCCCAGGCCTGGACAAGCCCAGTCCACGGGTTGAAGTTGCCCATCCACGGAGCGGGTGGGCGCTGGGGTGCGCCGCCGGAGCTGTTGCCGCCGAATGtggtggagccggtggtggGGCCGCGTCCGCGGCGCTTGTGCTTGGAGCGGGAGCTGCGGTTGCCGCCAGTGTCGCCGCTGGAGGAGCCTCCAGTGCCGGAGGAGGGGGCACCGTGGCCGGAGGCGCCGCCCTGCGGAGCGGATCCGGCAGAACCACCGTGGCTGGCGAGGAACGCCTGGCCAGCCTCCGCCTTGTCGTCCTGTTGCAGCTGCAGCTCTTCGAGGAGGAGGTAGGAGCGCGCACTCATGAAGGTGTGCGTCTTGGAGGTGAGCACCGGCTTGACATGGCGAAATTTCTTGTTCAGGCCGCGAAGCAGATTCAGCACCTGGCTGGGCTCGGAGACGGGGTGGCCGACGTCGCGCAGGCTGTCGGCGAGCTTCTTCAACTTGGCGCAGTAGTCGGAGATGCTGAGGTCGCCCTGAATGATGCTGCGGAACTCGGCCTCAAGGAGAACCGCGCGCTGCATCTCATTATCGCGGAAGAGGCCCTCGATATCCGTCCAGATGGTGAACGCAGAGGCATCGGGCTTGTAGACGAGGTCGAAGACGCCCTTGTTGATGGTGGTGTAGATCCAATTGGTGAGGGTGCAGTCAACTTGACGCCACTCGGCATCGCGTTCGTtgagtggcggcggcgagcgaaCGTGACCGACGAGGCCAAACTTGCCGAGAACAGAGTCGAACAGGCAGCGCCACTGGCTGTAGTTGGAGTCGAAGAGGTCGAGGAGGATGGGGACGTGGTTGCGGATGTTGACCGTCTGAACCACGGCGAGGGAGGCAGGTTGAGGCGCGCCGAGAGGGAGGCCGGAGTCGCCAGAGTTGGAAGAGGATGAGGAGTGCGCCGGCGAATGCGCCATGGCGCTGGAGCGGAAGCGGGGATGTAGGATCACACGGTAACTGATACCATGTAGAGAGGGATTGAATCAACCACACTTGTATTGATTCAGAGTGTAGTATTTATACACGTTACATGCATGCATGAGACTAACTAATCTCTGCTAGATTGCTAGATTACAGGAGAGTCGCGGGGAGCCATGCGGAGCGTGGCAAgtgcgcgcggcgcgcggggcgtGGAGCGCATGGCGCGGAACGGAACGCGCAGAGCAGAGCGCATCAGACGCGAGTCGTTCGCGTGACCCGCGCCGTGCAGTTGCATGAGATCCAACagcgtcgtcttcttcctcgctccgctcccgagcagcagcagaagTGAAGCCGACGCCCTTCCGAGCTCCGCGAGCCCCTTCCACGAGCTCCTCTGGCCGcctccccgagctcctccccgagATCCTCCAGCGTGACGCGATTCATGGTGAGGATGGGGTTCTTGACCCTGAACACGGTGAGCGCGAGCACGAGGGCGACGATGGTGGAGGTACTGCACGGAGCGCCAGCGCCCTGCTCTAGATCCGGCGTCGGGGTGGCGGCCCTACCGCCGCCCCCGGCCACGACGACCGCGACCGGCTCTCCACGGCGGCGCTCCTCCACGGCGGCCACGCCCCGCTCCTCCGCGCGACGACGGCCACGCCCTACTCCTCCGCGCGCCGCGTCGTCTCCACGGGACGGGAAGGCATCCAACAGCAAGCGGGCCCGCTGCCATGTGTCGCTACGGTATTGGATGGCCGCGAATGGGGGAGAGAGAAGGAGCCTGTAGGAATGGGTAGCCGCGGGGTGCCTCCGGATTTTAGGGGAGAAGTTTGGGGGACTGCTGGAGAGGTGAATAGTAGCAAAAATTCCAAAATAATAGGGAGATGGGAGATACTGCTGTGCCGGAGATGGTCTAACGGACTATCTATAGGGTTGCTTCTTATTGCTTTTAATGACGGCAAGTGTAAAGAAGGTACGCTGATAAGCTACAAACTATCTCTGTGGCCCTTTTGTGCTGCTGCACAAAAGGTCAAAGTAAATAGGCTGAAAATAAACATCTCAACTCAGCCCGGATAATATGAATCATTAGCTCATCACAGTAGTACAGCAAAGTCAACTCGCGAACGGTTGGAGTCGGTCTTACCAATCTGCAGGTGCAAAGCCAAACGAGTTGGTTTGTGGTATAGGTCCATTCCACCGAGCTGCAGAATGGAGAGAACATTACTCTAAACACATCCACGAGCGGAGGTAGAAATTAATAGTTTGCTGCAACTGAATCACATCTGATTTACCGGTTTGGGCTCCTATAGGTGGAGCAATGGCACGAAGGGTCTACAGGGAGGCTGACATGGTGCCGTCGATACACCTAGGAGCATCTGCAGATCCAGACGAGTTTGCGGCGGCGGAGCTACTACTCGCTTGGACCGGTCGTTTATCTTGCCGCGCGGGTCGTCGTCGACGTGGGGAACGTCTTCGTCGCCGCAGCCTTCGTTGACGGCAGGCCCGAGCAATGAGCGGAGAACGGGAGCTGTCCAGCAACAGCTATGGCTAGCAAGTAGATTCACGAAACAAGAAATTGGAGGAGGAAAATAAAGGGGGGGAAGAGGACGGAGAGCGCAGTCGCGCGGGCGGGAGGGGAGATTGGCGCGTAGGTGAGACGCGGGGAAGGATTTAGCCGGAGAATTGGCGCGCTTCCGAGGCGGGACGCGCGACGCTCAAAGGGAAGACGATTCGGTATGGATTTGGGGAGGGAAGCGCAACGATCCGCGTCGATGTTTAGGTTGACTCTTAACGTCCTCTGTTTCTATCCGAGACTATCAGGGAATAGTCGCTGGCTCGTTGATTtactcctctctctcttccaCGTCGGAAGGAATCCGACATAAGCTGGCGACATCGCCACCCGTTGGAGGAGGACTAAAAGGGCGAGCAGATGCTAAACGGCACATCTGAAACTATATGAATTCTGACTCACCGGCAGCTCACATTCGCTTTTGCATATCCAGACCCCGAGCAAGCAAGGAGAAGCTTCCCCAACGGAGAAGCAACCGTAGCTATCGGCTATTCAGCTCTGCGGATCAGTCCCCGCGCGCGCCACTTCGCCGCCATGGAGACGCAGGAgatcgccgcggcggcgcgccacTTCGCCGCCATGGCCCGAATCGTCGGCCCGGTCAGTCCCCGACTCCGCACCACCACCTCATCTTCAATCAGCAATACCTCGCTAACCGCCGTCGCCGTGCTCCTCCCCATGTCCGGCGCCTCCGCTTCCAGGACCCCAAGGGCCTGAAGATGCGCCGCCACGCCTTCCACCTCCACCAGTGCGTCCCCCCTCCCCCCGATTCGTCGTGTCGCTGGCTGAATTCGAGCTTTCCTGAAGCCCTGTGCTGACTTGGTGCTGGGTTTGGTTTGGGTTCCAGGTCGGGGTCCACCACGCTCTCGGCGTCGGCCCTGCTCCTGCCGCGGGGCGCCCTggcggagccgccgccgctgctcgacCGTGTCTGCGCGGCCCGCGGGCACGCGGCGGGGGACGTCGCGCTCACGGCGGCGTCGCTCGTCGAGCCGTTCCTGGTCGCGGAGCAGCGAGGTAACCCCGGCGAGGTTAGTAGGTTACAGGACTCTGTAATCACTCGTTCTAGTGCTAAACTTTTGCTTGCTTGTTTACTTGTTTGGATGCCTGCAGGAATTTCAGCCGAGGCTGGTACCGCAGGCACGTATTGATGTGCTTGTTGAGGTAAGGATAATAAGCGTCTGTGTGGACTTTGGCATCCTAGATCACTTCATGCTTAGCATTCCAGCACCGATAATCAGTTATTTGCGAAGAAAACTTAAACGGACTCACACTGATGATTGATGGAAGTGATTCAATGACATGTAGAACTCAAATATGTAGCTAATGCATGATATACTATCCGGATACTTGTACTGTTGTAGGAATATCTTTCCAAAATACCAGTTTCAAAAAACTTTTTCCTGAATTCCTGAATATGCTATGCCGTGTGCAGCATGAGGAGTTGGGGAACACTCGAGATGGAAAGTCTGGACCTCCACGGTGGCTTTCAGCTCGATTGCTTGCCATGGTAAGTACTGTCATTTCTTCAGTCAGGTTATAGTGCTACAAATAGATGCGTGAAATATTAGCAGGCATTAATATGTAATAGGATAAAGGCTGTTGTTTTCTTAGTTCATTTAGATTTTGAGGGTGTTCTGTGTTCAGAAAAAGCGGTGATGCACAAGTGGACTTTCGAATTATTTTTTTTTACACACCATGTGCatttacttttcagttgaatgGGGTATGCAACTCTGCATTGCAGCAGCCCCTTATTGGTTTTAATTAAACCACTGTCAAAATTGTGTTTTATGCAGTGTTCTACTAAATATTTTAATCTTTATTAGCTGTTGATGATTCATTTTTTAGGTAAGGACTAGTTGCTTGGCTTTCCACTGAAATGTTCTCTGTCATCCACTCATCCTACCAATTACCTACAATAAGAACTTAAGAATGGCTTTGGGCTGCTCATTTGGAATAGACTGAGATAAGTAAGAAAAGAGTAATTTCATTTAAATGTCCTTGTTACATCTTACAAATATTATTTTTTATATTATTTTGCTTAGCTACAAGTGAACTGTATTTACCCTTAGTTATGAGTTTTATCTACATTGCACTTAATGGGAGAAAGGTTGCTTCTATTGAATAGTAAGAGAAAAGTTTGTAGGTTTTGGTTAGTCTTCACCCTCAATGCTTATGCTTAAATGTTTGATCAGCAGCCTGATTTCTTCATTAGGTTGATGTCCCTACAGCTGCTGACTCTGTTTTATCCTTACTAAAACATGACGACTCATTCATCGGAAGACCATCATGGGATGTAGGCTGGTCATTGGCCGATGATAATCAGAAACAGGTCTCTTTGTTTATCAAATTAAATTGCTGTGCCTCTTTGTCTTGCACTAAAATTGACTAACATTAGTGTTTCTCAGGTTGAAAATGATATCAGATCTTCCCTGAAGTCTAACAGGAATAATGCATCTGTAGAGTCAATAGGCACATTGATGTTGGCCAAGTCTGCCACAAGAATTGCTATTCTAGGAATTTCAACCATCAATTCAAATGTAAGGCACAGGTTGACGTTTTCCTTTCCTGGACATTTAGCACCTTGAAATTACAAGCTATAGTTTTTTTCCTGTACTTAAAACTCTAGGTCATTTGTGATCAGAATGCAAGACGAATCAATGTTTCAGAGATGCAACACCGAGGAGACTCTTTGCTGGTAGTAGGATCTCCATTCGGCCTCCTGTCACCCTTCCATTTCTTCAACAGGTATTATTTTATTCTACTGGTTTTAGCAGGATGTCTATTAGTTGCACCAGAACTTAGCACATGCAACCCATCAAATCTCTGGATTTGATAACAAGAAAATAGGCATTCATAATTTTGACTTATGTAATGTTAAACTCCAGACTTTGCAAAACCTGATACTATTCCATATGCTATATGTATGGAGATAATGTAAAACTGATGCTATCTAGCATTTTATTAACTCTTTGCTTTGCATGTCATCACTACAGCTTCCAAAGCATATGCAATCGTAGCTTTTGTTCCACGTATGTCTATTGACCTTGAAGGCATATTCACTGTAACTAGATGCTGATATTCTGGAACTAGAACAGCATGACATTCTATTATTCAGTATTTTTTTTGTGCCGCATTATCCTAAAACAGAGTAAGAGTGTATTCATTTGTACACATGTGCGTTCATTAAGCAGCATATCAGTTGGTGCTGTTGCGAATTGCCTTCCTCCATGCGCTATGAGGAGCTCGTTGCTGATGGCTGACATCCACTGTCTCCCTGGTAAATATCAATCcatttttcttttctcatatacTATGACATTAGCTCTTGATAATGTCTTAATGGACCAAGGTATGGAAGGTGGTCCAGTGTTTGACAAAAATTCTTGCCTTGTGGGGTTGCTGATGAACCCATTAAGACAGAAAGGCAGCAAGATAGAAGTTCAGGTGAGTTCACTGGTTTCAACAAGATACATTTGCACATCGAATAAATGTAAACTTAGCTATCTTAAAATCTGCATACCAGCTCGTGGTTCCATGGGATGCAATATGCACTGGATGGAACAACAAGAAACTGGAGGAAATTGGGGGAGACCCAAGTGAGCTACCTGACAAAAATGCTGATAGTAAAACAATGGAATTAAGGATGTCTTTCTCTTCTATGGTCAACAAAATTAACCAGTATTGCATCTCACCCTCTTCTATAAGAGAGGCTATATCCGCAGTTGTTCTTGTTACGGTTGGTGAATCATCTTGGGCTTCAGGAATTATTCTGAACAAAAGGGGTTTAGTTCTGACAAATGCTCATCTCTTGGAACCTTGGAGATTCGGAAGAACTTCACCTTCAGGTGTACAAACCTCATTTGCTGGAGAATATCTCAATGCCAGAGAAAACAAATCATTGCAGCCGCAGCAATGCAAATTTTCTAATGAAGATGCTGTCAAACATGAGGTTTCATTGTTTAACTTGGGTTTCAAAAGAGAGAAGAGAATATCAGTTCGTTTGGACCATGCGGAGAGACAGATGTGGTGCAACGCAAGTGTGgtttttatctcgaagggtccgCTTGATGTTGCATTGCTTCAAATGGAAAAGGTTCCAATTGAATTAAATACAATCAGACCAGAATTTGTTTGCCCAACAGCAGGATCATCTGTATATGTTGTTGGACATGGCCTTTTTGGACCTCGATCAGGTGACAAATCTTAGAATCTGGTGCTTGGAGCAGTTTGATGCTTCTTTTGGTCAATGTGCATGCCCTTTCAACTGTTTTGACTTTTGAGTTTTGATATTATGGAACTGATATTTCAGTTGAATATAGGCCTATGCTCGTCTCTATCCTCTGGGGTTGTGTCAAAGGTTGTCCAAATTCCATCAACTCAACTTTCTCATCTTTCTGGTACTGTGGAGGCTGACAATATGGACATGCCAGTAATGCTGCAGACAACAGCAGCAGTTCATCCAGGGGCCAGTGGTGGTGTTCTTGTTAATTCGCATGGGCTAATGGTTGGAATAATAACAAGGTAtataataagacctttgaggcACTACTTCAGAAAGTAACAAGGACTTTATTAAGTTCATCAAGTTATTTCACCATTTCGTCGACAGTATGAACTTGCTATCTTTTATGTTGGGCATATTCTACTTGGGAAATATATTTAAAACCATCTTAACGTTCCTGCTACTCGCAAGCTAACTTGCCAACATTATTCCATTCATTTTAGTGACTAGAAGAATTGTGAAGTATGCCTTTTctaaaaacctcttttttttcCCACCACTTATTCCTTTTGTTCCTATATCCAGTAATGCTAAGCATGGTGCCGGAAGCACAATACCTCATCTGAATTTCAGCATCCCATGCAAATCACTCGAAACAATCTTCAAGTATTCAGGTGCTAATTAAGTGTGCCTGTATTTTTCTCTTCTCTCAACTTTAGTCAACAATGATGATATCAAAACCCTTTTGAATACATATGAAATAAGAAATGCATTCAATTTTCTCCTTTCTTGGCAGAAATTGGAGAGCCCGCAATTCTGGAGGAGTTGGACAAACCCAATGAAGTGCTCTCATCGGTTTGGGCTCTGGCACCATCATCATCCCCATTTATCGACAACCCCCCTGAAAAGACCAAAGACGAAAAGGTTCTGGAGTTCTCAAAGTTTCTTAGTGATAAGCAAGCAACTCTGAAATCTAGCACAGATCTAAAGGAACTCTTTAAGCACAAGATCCCCAGCAAAATATAGATTTTTATCGAGAAATGGAAGTGGGATTGTAGGGATAAGATTTCGATGTCCTTTTTTTAAACAAAGATTTCAAGTTATTGGTCATGGGCAAAGTGCAAAAGTTGCTTTGTCAGGGAAAACATTGGTTGAGGGATTCAGATTACCTAACAAAATGTCAGACTGTTACATGCCACTCTACTATGGTGTTTTGGGCAAAGCCTTGTTCAGGAGAGACACTGTGTGCCAGTAATACATAGTTTGCTCCCAGATTTCAGCAGAAATGTGTTGTCAGAGAACAATGGGGCTTACTTCCAGAAGTTCAAGACATGTTGCCTACAAGAATATCAAAAATCAAATCTGTGAAGGAATATAGATTTTTTAACTAGTTGAGGACTAGTATCTCTGTCATTTGCTGCACTAACTGAAAAGGTATTTTTTAAACATTTCTTGTAATCCTACTTCCAGTGTACTAAAAGTGTTCGTTCATCTAGGCTGATATAGCCTAACAAAGAAAATCAAGCTGGGGTGTTGCATGTGATCTGCTCATCATTTCATATACCTTATGCTTACCACGGAGAAGCGTGTGATCTGTTCGTCATTACAGGCCTTCTCAAACCCAGAAATTGATATGTCAATCAGTCAAATACAGTAAAAATATAGGACTTCTCAAGTCCAAGAATTGATATATCAGTCAGTCTAGTACAGTAAGATAGGACTTCCCAAACCCTGAAATTGATATATCAGTCAATCAAATACAGTAGAATAGGACTTCTCAAGCCTTATCAGTCTGTCAAATACAGTAAAATCGGACTTCTCAAGCAGCGAGGTGGCAACCAAACTTACAATCTCAACAGTTGGTGTGGCAATGCAAAAATCAACAATGTTTAAGCATGCCATGACCAATGAATAATGTAGGTT from Panicum hallii strain FIL2 chromosome 3, PHallii_v3.1, whole genome shotgun sequence encodes:
- the LOC112885264 gene encoding uncharacterized protein LOC112885264, which produces MAHSPAHSSSSSNSGDSGLPLGAPQPASLAVVQTVNIRNHVPILLDLFDSNYSQWRCLFDSVLGKFGLVGHVRSPPPLNERDAEWRQVDCTLTNWIYTTINKGVFDLVYKPDASAFTIWTDIEGLFRDNEMQRAVLLEAEFRSIIQGDLSISDYCAKLKKLADSLRDVGHPVSEPSQVLNLLRGLNKKFRHVKPVLTSKTHTFMSARSYLLLEELQLQQDDKAEAGQAFLASHGGSAGSAPQGGASGHGAPSSGTGGSSSGDTGGNRSSRSKHKRRGRGPTTGSTTFGGNSSGGAPQRPPAPWMGNFNPWTGLVQAWGVPFRAPGSGVLGPRPPFQAQQAMMAHHQSPTALGPSSSYGASPWDTSALYTALNSAGVATQPPSSADWYLDTGASSHMSSTSGSGHPNGDAPM